The following are from one region of the Mesorhizobium sp. B2-8-5 genome:
- a CDS encoding VOC family protein — protein sequence MKARITVLTLGVDDLEASLKFYRDGLGLPTEGIIGREFEHGAVAFFELAGGLKFAIYERANIAWDATVPQSGRSPTELTIGHNVGSEAEVDAVMAEAVKAGARVVKPAQKTFWGGYAGYFQDPDDHLWEVVHNPASVPED from the coding sequence ATGAAAGCTCGCATCACCGTATTGACGCTCGGCGTCGACGATCTGGAAGCGTCGCTCAAATTCTATCGCGACGGCCTCGGCCTGCCGACCGAAGGCATCATCGGTCGGGAATTCGAGCATGGCGCCGTCGCCTTCTTCGAGCTCGCCGGCGGCCTGAAATTCGCCATCTACGAACGCGCCAACATCGCCTGGGATGCCACGGTGCCGCAGAGCGGCCGCAGCCCGACCGAGCTCACCATCGGCCACAATGTCGGCAGCGAGGCCGAGGTCGACGCCGTGATGGCCGAGGCCGTCAAGGCCGGGGCGCGCGTGGTCAAGCCGGCGCAGAAAACCTTCTGGGGCGGCTATGCCGGCTATTTCCAGGATCCCGACGATCACCTGTGGGAGGTCGTCCACAACCCGGCCTCCGTCCCCGAGGACTGA
- a CDS encoding carboxymuconolactone decarboxylase family protein has translation MSVNRIVSTVHSCLHSASLIAAASVFATALASAPARADDYDATLKDIQSTMGGVPSFVKQFPKAGLPGAWAEVKAIELSDKTALTPKEKSLISLAVAAQIPCSYCIWSDTENAKHAGATDEEIQEAVAMAALTRHWSTIFNGMQVDFDQFKKEMAGQ, from the coding sequence ATGTCAGTCAATCGCATCGTCTCAACCGTGCATTCCTGCCTTCATTCCGCCTCGCTCATCGCCGCCGCGAGCGTGTTTGCCACTGCTCTGGCTTCCGCGCCCGCCCGGGCCGATGATTATGACGCCACCCTCAAGGACATCCAGTCGACGATGGGCGGCGTGCCGAGCTTCGTGAAACAGTTCCCGAAAGCCGGTCTGCCCGGCGCGTGGGCCGAGGTCAAGGCCATCGAGCTCAGCGACAAAACGGCGCTGACGCCGAAGGAGAAGTCGCTGATCTCGCTGGCGGTCGCGGCGCAGATCCCGTGCAGCTACTGTATCTGGTCGGACACCGAGAACGCCAAGCACGCCGGCGCCACCGACGAGGAGATCCAGGAAGCCGTCGCGATGGCCGCGCTGACACGCCACTGGAGCACCATCTTCAACGGCATGCAGGTCGATTTCGACCAGTTCAAGAAAGAGATGGCCGGGCAGTAA
- a CDS encoding lysylphosphatidylglycerol synthase domain-containing protein — protein MKRAISIIVTLALLAWLASDQRWKMVGDAFASITPGAFVAVAAALFVTYVLRALRVCDEFRDDVNGRFGAVLRVILIHNAMINVVPFRGGETAFPILLRQVFGVSIVRASASLLWFRLQDAFVVGVLACLVWPGLHPALRAAGIAALIAAAWYLPRWARAPHNWTTGGRIVSKLGKLRDIFTEATGRSRYGWWWTIANWALKLGVQGWLLAMLLNISFQTAFPGAVGAEAAAILPVQGVAGFGTYEAGAAAALLYSGIAMKDGLQAALALHLFILCSAVATGAIAWLFPSKSTLPETPTAGPARK, from the coding sequence TTGAAGCGAGCGATATCGATAATCGTCACTCTGGCGCTGCTGGCATGGCTTGCCAGCGACCAGCGCTGGAAGATGGTGGGCGATGCTTTCGCCTCCATCACGCCCGGCGCTTTCGTGGCGGTGGCGGCGGCGCTGTTCGTTACCTATGTGCTCAGGGCGCTGCGTGTCTGCGACGAGTTTCGCGACGATGTGAACGGCCGCTTCGGCGCCGTGCTTCGCGTCATCCTGATCCACAATGCGATGATCAATGTCGTGCCGTTCCGCGGCGGCGAGACGGCCTTCCCGATCCTCTTGCGCCAGGTGTTCGGCGTCTCGATCGTGCGCGCCAGCGCTTCGCTGCTTTGGTTTCGGCTGCAGGACGCTTTCGTCGTCGGTGTGCTGGCCTGCCTGGTCTGGCCGGGCCTGCATCCGGCGCTCAGGGCCGCCGGCATCGCGGCGCTGATCGCCGCCGCATGGTATCTGCCGCGCTGGGCGCGCGCGCCGCATAACTGGACCACTGGCGGCAGGATCGTCTCGAAGCTCGGCAAATTGCGCGATATCTTCACCGAAGCGACGGGACGCTCACGCTATGGCTGGTGGTGGACGATCGCCAACTGGGCGCTGAAGCTCGGCGTGCAGGGATGGCTGCTCGCAATGCTGCTCAACATCTCCTTCCAGACCGCCTTTCCGGGCGCCGTCGGCGCGGAAGCCGCGGCCATCCTGCCGGTGCAGGGCGTCGCCGGCTTCGGCACCTATGAGGCGGGCGCCGCAGCCGCGTTGCTCTATTCCGGCATTGCCATGAAGGATGGCCTGCAGGCGGCGCTGGCGCTGCATCTCTTCATCCTCTGCTCGGCGGTCGCAACCGGTGCGATCGCCTGGCTGTTCCCCTCGAAATCGACGCTGCCGGAAACCCCGACGGCAGGACCGGCAAGGAAATGA
- a CDS encoding TetR/AcrR family transcriptional regulator: MIEDAAFEVIEREGLSGFSMRKLAARLGCEAMSIYHHFPSQAHLYEALVDRQMSRLVIPDNSLPWRERARVGMQEFRRVATEHPAFAPFIVVYRMNSPPCLAKLNAIIGLFEDGGFGPELSARLFRAAGYYLMGAILDETAGYAKGPSAVTTVSDEELARDYPSVIKAGAYFGASGFDKTFELGLEMFLDEMERVREAARNEPAKK, translated from the coding sequence ATGATCGAGGACGCCGCCTTCGAGGTGATCGAGCGGGAAGGGCTTTCCGGCTTTTCGATGCGCAAGCTCGCCGCCAGGCTCGGCTGCGAGGCGATGAGCATCTACCACCACTTCCCCTCGCAGGCGCATCTGTACGAGGCGCTGGTCGACCGGCAGATGAGTAGGCTTGTCATCCCTGACAACAGCCTGCCGTGGCGCGAGCGGGCGCGCGTCGGCATGCAGGAGTTCCGCCGCGTCGCCACCGAGCACCCGGCCTTCGCGCCCTTCATCGTCGTCTATCGCATGAACTCGCCGCCCTGCCTCGCCAAGCTCAACGCCATCATCGGCCTGTTCGAGGATGGCGGTTTCGGCCCCGAGCTCAGCGCCCGCCTGTTCCGCGCCGCCGGCTATTATCTGATGGGCGCGATCCTCGACGAGACGGCCGGCTACGCCAAGGGGCCTTCGGCGGTCACCACCGTCAGCGACGAGGAACTGGCGCGCGACTATCCGAGCGTCATTAAGGCCGGCGCCTATTTCGGCGCCAGCGGCTTCGACAAGACTTTCGAGCTTGGCCTGGAAATGTTTCTGGACGAGATGGAGCGGGTCCGCGAAGCTGCCCGAAACGAACCCGCCAAAAAATAG
- a CDS encoding glycosyltransferase family 2 protein → MNVLPIPASGLPEGAVMPEHKLSIVIPMYNEADNVEPLLVRIHQAMENYSQPWEVVLVDDGSTDATPAEIRRLAAQYGPHVHGVELVRNYKQTAAMQAGLDAARGDVIATLDGDLQNDPFDIPRMVYRLLTEDLDLVAGWRKDRKEGFWMRRLPSRIANRLIARVTGVQLKDYGCSLKVFRGSVIRSVRLYGEMHRFIPAWLATVTTPRRIAQEVVTHHARIHGQSKYGISRTFRVVLDLVFMFFFLRYRTRPGHFFGGIGIVLGVLGSLILAYLFAIKVFLGQDIGTRPMLITGFFLVIAGLQAVTSGVLAEMLSRVYLEANGALAYVARPQPAHGEGDGWHWPSKPAAVEKPKARRK, encoded by the coding sequence ATGAACGTGCTTCCCATTCCCGCATCGGGACTGCCCGAGGGCGCCGTCATGCCCGAGCACAAGCTCTCCATCGTCATCCCGATGTATAACGAGGCTGACAATGTCGAGCCGCTGCTCGTCCGCATCCATCAGGCGATGGAGAATTACAGCCAGCCCTGGGAAGTGGTGCTGGTCGACGACGGCAGCACCGACGCCACACCCGCCGAGATCCGCCGGCTGGCGGCTCAATACGGGCCGCATGTGCATGGCGTGGAACTGGTGCGCAACTACAAGCAGACCGCGGCCATGCAGGCCGGCCTCGACGCCGCGCGCGGCGACGTCATCGCGACACTCGACGGCGACCTGCAGAACGACCCGTTCGACATTCCACGCATGGTCTACCGCCTGCTGACCGAGGATCTCGACCTCGTCGCCGGCTGGCGCAAGGACCGCAAGGAAGGTTTCTGGATGCGCCGCTTGCCCTCGCGCATCGCCAACAGGCTGATCGCGCGCGTCACCGGCGTGCAGCTCAAGGACTATGGCTGCAGCCTGAAAGTGTTTCGTGGCAGCGTCATCCGCAGCGTGCGGCTCTATGGCGAGATGCACCGCTTCATCCCGGCGTGGCTGGCGACGGTGACGACGCCGCGCCGCATCGCCCAGGAAGTGGTGACGCATCACGCACGCATCCACGGCCAGTCGAAATATGGCATCTCGCGCACCTTCCGCGTGGTGCTCGATCTCGTCTTCATGTTCTTCTTCCTGCGCTACCGCACGCGGCCCGGACATTTCTTCGGCGGCATCGGCATCGTGCTCGGCGTGCTCGGCTCGCTGATTCTTGCCTATCTCTTTGCGATCAAGGTTTTCCTGGGACAGGATATCGGCACCAGGCCGATGCTGATCACCGGCTTCTTCCTGGTGATCGCCGGGCTGCAGGCGGTGACGTCGGGCGTGCTCGCCGAGATGCTGTCGCGCGTCTATCTCGAGGCCAATGGCGCGCTCGCCTATGTGGCGCGGCCGCAGCCCGCGCATGGCGAGGGCGATGGCTGGCACTGGCCGAGCAAGCCGGCGGCTGTGGAAAAGCCGAAGGCGCGCCGGAAGTGA
- a CDS encoding Rieske 2Fe-2S domain-containing protein, whose product MSERRGEDHWQAAALSADIGKRPKRILFDGAPVVLFRSAQGIAALFDRCPHRLVELSTGKIVGGEIECPYHGWRYDGEGRCTAIPGLVGAMPHYRVRRYAAIERDGVVFISSGTPRGEPYLHCMQGRDIIARRVRSSTQSTVIDAAENILDATHTHFTHKGLLRGLTSKRHLVRVEVTGGEGWVEASYTGEDRQQGLISRLLEGERAKTIGRFRHPGIAELEYWGKDGLVLATTFHLRQADERTVEGVGWLIGRRQGLFGELKALAFKPLFTVALHQDRRVLKSASDNARLPPQALPVIGPLDFLRRDIAAIMEGRMPAAAGEARVHYIEL is encoded by the coding sequence GTGAGCGAGCGGCGTGGGGAGGATCATTGGCAGGCGGCGGCGCTGTCCGCCGATATCGGCAAGCGGCCGAAGCGCATTCTGTTCGACGGCGCGCCGGTGGTGCTGTTCCGCTCGGCGCAGGGCATCGCCGCGTTGTTCGACCGCTGTCCGCACCGGCTGGTCGAGCTGTCGACCGGCAAGATCGTCGGCGGCGAGATCGAATGCCCCTATCACGGCTGGCGTTATGACGGCGAAGGCCGCTGCACCGCGATCCCCGGCCTTGTTGGCGCCATGCCGCACTACCGGGTCCGCCGCTACGCGGCGATCGAGCGCGACGGCGTCGTCTTCATCTCGTCCGGCACGCCGCGGGGCGAGCCTTACCTGCACTGCATGCAGGGCAGGGATATCATCGCGCGGCGGGTTCGCTCATCGACGCAGTCGACGGTGATCGACGCCGCCGAGAACATCCTCGACGCCACCCACACCCACTTCACCCACAAAGGCCTGCTGCGCGGCCTCACCTCCAAGCGCCATCTGGTTCGGGTCGAGGTGACCGGCGGCGAGGGCTGGGTCGAGGCCAGCTACACTGGCGAGGACCGCCAGCAGGGCCTCATCAGCCGGTTGCTCGAAGGCGAGCGCGCGAAAACCATTGGTCGCTTCCGTCATCCCGGCATCGCCGAGCTCGAATATTGGGGCAAGGACGGGCTGGTCCTGGCCACCACCTTTCACCTCCGCCAGGCCGACGAACGCACCGTCGAGGGCGTCGGCTGGCTTATCGGCCGGCGCCAAGGCCTGTTCGGCGAACTCAAGGCGCTGGCCTTCAAGCCGCTCTTCACCGTCGCGCTGCACCAGGACCGCCGGGTGCTGAAATCGGCCAGCGACAACGCTCGGCTGCCGCCGCAGGCCCTGCCGGTGATCGGCCCGCTTGATTTCTTGCGCCGCGACATCGCCGCGATCATGGAAGGGAGGATGCCGGCGGCGGCAGGTGAGGCAAGGGTGCATTATATCGAGCTGTGA
- a CDS encoding ATP-grasp domain-containing protein: protein MPRADRSILITGARAPVALHLARLLHGAGKRVILADTPARPIAAASKACARYCRLPPPRFEPQAYAEAVEALVRAEGVEMVVPTCEEVFHLALAWRGRTMPAQLFAPDIGLLAQVHNKHSFIRLAEQLGLAVPETTLLNSRDDLEAVRGRSRDLVFKPVWSRFASHVLLRPTPDFLDAIVPSPAMPWVAQRFVEGKEISAYAVAQEGRLKALGLYRSLYRAGKGAGIFFERVEDDAARDLVERIVAGTAWTGQISFDLMREADGRVLPLECNPRAVSGLHFFRNPARFVDAVLGDGQEVIPDVSAPQTVRLAMWIYGLPAALRSGGLGRFRKAMRMGEELLDWPGDSAPVKAQWPALLEVARVALRQRIGLQAASTRDIEWNGPG from the coding sequence ATGCCGAGGGCTGACAGATCCATCCTGATTACAGGGGCACGCGCGCCGGTGGCGCTGCATCTGGCGCGCCTTCTCCATGGCGCCGGGAAAAGGGTGATCCTGGCCGACACGCCGGCGCGGCCCATCGCGGCGGCGAGCAAGGCCTGCGCGCGCTATTGCCGGCTGCCGCCGCCGCGCTTCGAGCCGCAAGCCTATGCCGAGGCGGTCGAGGCGCTGGTCCGAGCGGAAGGCGTCGAGATGGTCGTCCCGACCTGCGAGGAGGTCTTTCACCTCGCGCTCGCCTGGCGCGGCAGGACCATGCCGGCGCAACTGTTCGCCCCCGATATCGGGTTGCTGGCGCAGGTTCACAACAAGCACAGCTTCATCCGGTTGGCTGAACAGCTTGGCCTGGCGGTGCCGGAGACCACGCTTCTCAATTCCCGCGACGATCTGGAGGCGGTACGTGGCCGCTCACGCGACCTGGTGTTCAAGCCGGTCTGGTCGCGCTTCGCCAGCCACGTTCTGCTGCGTCCGACACCGGATTTCCTCGATGCGATCGTGCCCTCGCCCGCCATGCCCTGGGTGGCGCAGCGTTTTGTCGAGGGCAAGGAGATCAGCGCCTATGCGGTGGCGCAAGAAGGCAGGCTCAAGGCGCTTGGGCTCTACCGCTCGCTCTACCGCGCCGGCAAAGGCGCCGGCATCTTCTTCGAGCGGGTCGAGGACGATGCCGCGCGCGATCTGGTCGAGCGCATCGTCGCCGGCACCGCATGGACCGGGCAGATCTCCTTCGACCTGATGCGCGAGGCGGATGGCCGCGTGCTGCCGCTCGAATGCAACCCGCGCGCCGTGAGCGGCCTGCATTTCTTCCGCAATCCGGCGCGCTTTGTGGATGCCGTGCTCGGCGACGGTCAGGAAGTCATTCCCGATGTGTCCGCGCCGCAAACCGTGCGACTCGCGATGTGGATCTATGGCCTGCCTGCGGCGTTGCGTTCAGGCGGCCTCGGCCGCTTTCGCAAAGCGATGCGAATGGGCGAGGAATTGCTCGATTGGCCAGGCGATTCCGCGCCGGTGAAGGCACAATGGCCGGCGCTGCTGGAGGTTGCGCGAGTGGCATTGCGCCAACGCATCGGCCTGCAGGCGGCGTCGACGCGTGATATCGAATGGAATGGGCCTGGTTGA
- a CDS encoding GNAT family N-acetyltransferase — MSGAAMMERPAQQADRVENKPAKVEAFVRLFNEVPVRDLISNLKTKVETFEVARRIFPLTLNDADEAPNCYICCPTCAYIDYAMDETRNFAAHPLLQRALNALIGACAPLVRASGLDHQAQVNNWLYSTNPVPLLDRPAAASLRAALTGRFPDRAIVIRSLNDIADPATMAALKAEGFRMLAARQIYIFADRSASPAMTRDMKRDRARLRATPFERVGNGDFTEADYARAEQLYNMLYLDKYTPLNPHYTARYIAEMHRRGIIGLAGLRRPGGELVAVTGLFENGGTLTQPIVGYDTGLPVADGLYRMMMAMGQDHATARGLFFNMSAGAADFKRRRGAVAAIEYNAVYAGHLALRRRLAIRVMETVLALVGIPLLRRFEL; from the coding sequence GTGAGCGGCGCGGCGATGATGGAAAGGCCTGCGCAGCAGGCCGACCGGGTCGAGAACAAGCCGGCAAAGGTCGAGGCTTTTGTGAGGCTTTTCAACGAGGTGCCGGTGCGCGATCTCATCTCTAACCTGAAGACGAAAGTCGAGACGTTCGAAGTCGCCAGGCGGATTTTTCCGCTGACGCTGAACGACGCCGATGAAGCGCCCAACTGCTATATCTGCTGCCCGACCTGCGCCTATATCGACTATGCGATGGACGAGACGCGCAACTTCGCCGCCCACCCGCTGCTGCAACGCGCGCTCAACGCCCTGATTGGGGCGTGCGCGCCGCTTGTCAGGGCAAGCGGCCTCGACCATCAGGCGCAGGTCAACAACTGGCTTTATTCGACCAACCCGGTGCCGTTGCTCGACCGGCCGGCGGCCGCGTCGCTGCGCGCGGCCCTGACCGGGCGTTTCCCCGATCGCGCCATCGTCATCCGCTCGTTGAACGATATCGCCGATCCAGCGACCATGGCCGCCTTGAAGGCCGAGGGATTCCGCATGCTGGCGGCGCGCCAGATCTACATCTTCGCCGACCGCAGCGCATCGCCCGCAATGACGCGCGACATGAAGCGCGATCGCGCCCGCCTGCGCGCGACGCCGTTCGAGCGGGTCGGCAATGGCGATTTCACTGAGGCCGATTATGCGCGCGCCGAGCAGCTCTACAATATGCTCTATCTCGACAAATACACGCCGCTCAATCCGCACTACACGGCTCGCTACATCGCCGAAATGCACCGACGCGGCATCATCGGCCTGGCGGGGCTGCGCAGGCCGGGCGGCGAGCTGGTCGCCGTCACCGGCCTGTTCGAAAACGGCGGTACGCTGACCCAGCCCATCGTCGGCTACGACACGGGCTTGCCGGTGGCCGACGGGCTTTATCGCATGATGATGGCGATGGGGCAGGACCACGCCACGGCGCGGGGCCTGTTCTTCAACATGAGCGCGGGTGCCGCCGATTTCAAACGCCGGCGCGGCGCGGTCGCCGCGATCGAATACAACGCCGTCTATGCCGGGCATCTTGCGCTTCGCCGGCGCCTGGCGATCCGCGTCATGGAGACCGTGCTGGCGCTGGTCGGCATTCCCCTGCTCAGGAGGTTCGAATTGTGA
- a CDS encoding addiction module antidote protein — MAYIEAAFEDGDPALITHALGDVARSIGMTAVAKEAGVTREALYKALSEKGDPRLSTLLGVTKALGLQLEVKPIGPGSLRA, encoded by the coding sequence TTGGCCTACATCGAAGCTGCCTTCGAGGATGGCGATCCCGCGCTCATTACGCACGCGCTCGGCGACGTAGCGCGCTCCATAGGCATGACGGCCGTGGCGAAAGAGGCTGGCGTTACGCGCGAGGCGCTTTATAAGGCGCTGAGCGAAAAGGGCGATCCGCGCCTCAGCACGCTGTTGGGCGTCACCAAGGCGCTGGGTTTGCAACTTGAGGTCAAGCCTATCGGCCCGGGCTCGCTCAGGGCCTGA
- a CDS encoding F390 synthetase-related protein produces the protein MSGLAEAAGCFALTRWVSRKTRPGFERWQAAALRRFLDRDLPRASFYGKAPAHLTDLPITDKALLMARFDEFNIHGLTATQAWAALARDGRAGSLTVGASTGTSGNRGLFVISEAEKYRWLGAILAKAAPDLLWRGMRVAVVLPQNTGLYDSARKSRLIKLAFFDLTAGPESWRGALEMFDPTVIIAPPKILRHFAAENFRLRPKRVFSAAETLDPVDRPVIENFFRLPLDQIYMATEGLFAVTCRQGGLHLAEDSVFFEFEPAGEGLVTPLVTAFRRQTQIMARYRMNDLLRLSGQACGCGSPLRCVDEIVGRMDDVFRLMSQDGLILVTPDVLRNAVLKADRRIDDFRLVQTAPDRVELRLPPTFAEEAAVAAHQAVRALLEMRKAVATVTLIRAPLPLETGRKLRRVECRLEPAR, from the coding sequence ATGAGCGGGCTGGCGGAAGCGGCAGGCTGCTTCGCCCTGACACGCTGGGTGTCGCGCAAGACCCGGCCCGGCTTCGAACGCTGGCAGGCGGCCGCCTTGCGGCGCTTCCTTGACCGCGACCTGCCGCGCGCGTCCTTTTACGGCAAGGCGCCGGCGCACCTCACCGACTTGCCGATCACCGACAAGGCGCTGCTGATGGCGCGCTTCGACGAATTCAACATCCACGGTCTCACCGCCACGCAAGCCTGGGCGGCCCTGGCGCGCGATGGCCGCGCCGGATCGCTCACGGTCGGCGCCAGCACCGGAACATCGGGCAATCGCGGCTTGTTCGTGATTTCCGAGGCCGAAAAATACCGCTGGCTGGGCGCGATTCTGGCCAAGGCGGCGCCGGATCTTCTGTGGCGCGGCATGCGCGTCGCCGTCGTCCTGCCGCAGAACACCGGGCTCTACGACAGCGCCCGCAAATCGCGCCTGATCAAGCTCGCCTTCTTCGATCTGACCGCAGGGCCGGAGAGCTGGCGCGGCGCGCTCGAAATGTTCGACCCGACGGTCATCATCGCGCCGCCAAAAATCTTGCGCCATTTCGCGGCCGAAAACTTCCGGCTCCGGCCGAAGCGCGTCTTCTCCGCCGCCGAGACGCTCGATCCGGTCGATCGCCCGGTGATCGAAAATTTCTTCCGGCTGCCACTCGACCAGATCTATATGGCGACCGAAGGCCTGTTCGCGGTGACCTGCCGGCAGGGCGGACTGCATCTTGCGGAAGACTCCGTCTTCTTCGAATTCGAGCCGGCGGGAGAGGGGCTGGTGACGCCGCTGGTGACGGCCTTTCGCCGCCAAACCCAGATCATGGCGCGCTACCGGATGAATGACCTTTTGCGCCTGTCCGGACAGGCTTGCGGCTGCGGCTCGCCGCTGCGCTGCGTCGACGAGATCGTCGGCCGCATGGACGATGTCTTCCGTCTTATGTCACAGGACGGCCTGATCCTGGTCACGCCCGATGTGCTGCGCAACGCCGTGCTCAAGGCCGACCGCCGCATTGACGACTTTCGCCTCGTCCAGACCGCGCCGGACAGGGTCGAGCTCAGGCTTCCACCGACGTTCGCGGAGGAAGCGGCTGTGGCCGCTCATCAGGCAGTCCGCGCGCTGCTGGAAATGCGAAAGGCGGTCGCTACCGTGACGCTCATCCGCGCGCCGCTGCCGCTGGAAACAGGCCGCAAGCTGCGCCGCGTCGAATGCCGCCTGGAGCCGGCGCGGTGA
- a CDS encoding 23S rRNA (adenine(2030)-N(6))-methyltransferase RlmJ: MNYRHAYHAGNFADVVKHAVLARLVEYLKQKDKAFRVIDTHAGIGRYNLASVEAGKTGEWQGGIGRLAEATLEPRAAALLQPYLEAVRAQNPDAGLKHYPGSPLIVRHLLRNQDRLTAVELHPEDAARLKSVLVGDFQARVIELDGWLALGAQLPPKEKRGLVLIDPPFEEEGEFSRLVDGLLKAHRRWPGGIYALWYPIKDRKAVTAFRAALRETGIPKLLDIAFDIRPASNEPSLDGSGMVVVNPPYTLEGELKVLLPALHKALALRQPSRWTLDWLAGE, from the coding sequence ATGAATTATCGCCACGCCTACCACGCCGGCAATTTCGCCGATGTCGTCAAGCATGCCGTGCTCGCGCGCCTCGTCGAATACCTCAAGCAGAAGGATAAGGCGTTTCGCGTCATCGACACCCATGCCGGCATTGGCCGCTACAACCTTGCCTCGGTGGAGGCAGGCAAGACCGGCGAATGGCAGGGCGGCATCGGCCGGCTGGCCGAGGCGACGCTCGAGCCGCGGGCGGCGGCGCTGCTTCAGCCCTATCTGGAGGCGGTGCGCGCGCAAAATCCCGACGCCGGCCTCAAGCACTATCCCGGCTCGCCGCTGATCGTGCGACATCTCCTGCGCAACCAGGACCGGTTGACGGCGGTCGAACTTCACCCCGAGGATGCCGCACGGCTGAAATCCGTCCTCGTCGGCGATTTCCAGGCGAGGGTGATCGAGCTCGACGGCTGGCTGGCGCTGGGCGCGCAACTGCCGCCGAAGGAGAAGCGCGGCCTCGTCCTCATCGATCCGCCCTTCGAGGAGGAGGGCGAGTTCTCCAGGCTCGTCGATGGCCTGCTGAAGGCGCATCGGCGCTGGCCGGGCGGCATCTATGCGCTCTGGTACCCGATCAAGGATCGCAAGGCGGTGACCGCTTTCCGCGCGGCGCTGAGGGAGACCGGCATTCCAAAACTGCTCGACATTGCCTTCGATATCCGGCCTGCCTCGAACGAACCCAGCCTCGACGGCAGCGGGATGGTGGTGGTCAATCCGCCCTACACGCTGGAAGGCGAATTGAAGGTGCTGTTGCCCGCCCTTCACAAGGCGCTTGCTCTCCGGCAGCCGTCGCGATGGACGCTTGATTGGCTGGCGGGCGAGTAG
- a CDS encoding AraC family transcriptional regulator: MEPVLAQTTGFFRERPAGKGLADAFCAIWVHRMDERAAPPIVITPDATIDLQWIDGRFRVAGPDREPQIETPAAGAVIVGFRFRPGAAAGWLGVPASEIVGGRLDLEELWGTRARELSDRIKATTDLPAMLRQLEETVGMHTEGRDALDPRMGRAFGVLDEGLSPETPLVPFLQRHLHMSERTLRRRFEDAFGYGPKTLDRILRFHRFRRLQQQQGEASTALLAIEAGYADQAHLIRESRRLTGVTPTALA, translated from the coding sequence ATGGAACCGGTCCTGGCGCAGACAACCGGCTTCTTCCGGGAACGGCCCGCTGGCAAAGGCCTGGCAGATGCCTTCTGTGCGATCTGGGTCCACCGCATGGACGAGCGCGCCGCTCCGCCCATCGTCATCACGCCTGACGCGACGATCGACCTGCAATGGATCGACGGCCGCTTCCGCGTTGCCGGGCCGGACAGGGAGCCACAGATCGAGACGCCTGCCGCCGGCGCGGTGATCGTCGGCTTCCGCTTCCGGCCGGGCGCGGCCGCCGGCTGGCTCGGCGTGCCGGCCAGCGAAATCGTCGGCGGGCGGCTGGACCTCGAGGAGTTATGGGGCACGCGTGCCCGCGAACTGTCGGATCGCATCAAGGCTACGACCGATCTGCCGGCCATGCTGCGGCAGTTGGAAGAGACGGTGGGCATGCACACCGAGGGCCGCGACGCGCTGGACCCGCGGATGGGCCGGGCCTTTGGTGTCCTCGACGAGGGCCTGTCGCCGGAAACGCCGCTGGTTCCCTTCCTGCAACGCCATTTGCATATGAGCGAACGGACGCTGCGACGCCGCTTCGAGGACGCCTTCGGCTATGGCCCGAAGACGCTCGACCGCATCTTGCGCTTCCACCGGTTCCGGCGCCTGCAACAGCAGCAGGGCGAAGCTTCGACCGCGCTGCTCGCCATCGAGGCCGGCTATGCCGACCAGGCGCATCTGATCCGCGAAAGCCGGCGGCTGACCGGTGTGACGCCTACGGCGCTGGCTTAG